One Fusarium falciforme chromosome 1, complete sequence genomic window carries:
- a CDS encoding HET domain-containing protein, with protein MRHPHAVIQTSKWSKRAWPFQEGTLSRRRLVFTDDQMYFECDGMNCHESVTNVPKRNDHWSNLEYCQQIESSLDQLHSPHKREFDRTLRPGILGWNDKRPFGQPVRPGSHAAFVRFLEMIQVYSARELPCPSDALKAFDGIASKFEVLPDRIDQIWGIPFYCNEDRTLEETFVAGLAWNHTGRAGYSLEELPTSRHIFPTWSWMNWYGEVEYRELDLYKGGYKSAFKSAVASVVLEADDGSLLTLSEYLEIFQAGINRSDNPKAVRLEAWVFPPSAFVVVEGSHLTLFRHLTCLHISIADNPFYAGLASLAQRGLEFKTEWICIYLGSVESKKISLVVR; from the coding sequence ATGAGGCATCCTCACGCCGTCATCCAAACGTCAAAATGGTCGAAAAGGGCGTGGCCTTTCCAAGAAGGCACTCTcagccgtcgccgcctcgtTTTCACCGACGACCAAATGTACTTTGAATGCGACGGTATGAACTGTCATGAGAGCGTCACGAATGTGCCAAAAAGGAACGACCATTGGAGCAACTTGGAATACTGCCAGCAAATTGAGAGCTCGCTGGATCAGCTGCATTCTCCACACAAGCGCGAATTCGACCGCACATTGCGACCTGGAATCCTGGGATGGAACGATAAGCGGCCCTTTGGCCAACCTGTCCGTCCGGGCTCGCATGCTGCCTTTGTGCGGTTCCTGGAAATGATACAGGTATACTCGGCCAGGGAGCTACCATGTCCTTCCGACGCCCTCAAGGCATTCGATGGTATCGCCAGCAAGTTTGAAGTTCTTCCGGACAGAATCGACCAGATCTGGGGCATCCCTTTCTATTGTAACGAAGATAGGACCCTGGAGGAGACTTTTGTGGCCGGGCTTGCTTGGAATCACACGGGAAGGGCGGGCTATAGCCTAGAAGAGCTGCCCACGTCAAGGCACATATTCCCGACTTGGTCGTGGATGAACTGGTACGGCGAGGTCGAGTATCGTGAGCTTGATCTATACAAAGGCGGATACAAGTCTGCCTTCAAGAGTGCCGTAGCATCTGTTGTCTTGGAAGCCGACGACGGGTCACTGCTCACCCTTTCCGAGTACCTGGAGATTTTCCAGGCTGGAATCAATCGTTCCGACAACCCCAAGGCAGTCCGGTTGGAAGCATGGGTTTTCCCACCATCTGCTTTTGTTGTCGTCGAGGGCTCTCACTTGACGTTGTTTAGGCATCTTACATGTCTACATATATCGATTGCAGATAATCCATTCTACGCAGGTCTGGCGAGTCTGGCCCAGAGGGGTTTGGAGTTTAAAACGGAATGGATATGCATTTATCTGGGCTCTGTCGAGAGCAAGAAGATCAGCCTGGTTGTCCGCTAG
- a CDS encoding Protein SEY1, producing MNGHFSAVGEKPGAGSYEHGVQVIDEDKEFNDNLNEYLQLTSVAESGFNYHLISVFGSQSTGKSTLLNNLFGTDFSVMSETERRQTTKGIWMSKNKREESAGTKMADNILVMDVEGTDGRERGEDQDFERKSALFALATSEVLIINIWEHQVGLYQGANMGLLKTVFEVNLQLFLKDKQSTPRSLLFFVIRDHLGTTPLGNLRTTLIQDLTKIWSSISKPQGLEGSRIEDYFDFGFAALPHKILQADKFTEEVQKLGSRFTAGHRHGKPGLHGDQELEGGLFLAEYHRRIPADGFSVYAEGIWDQIVNNKDLDLPTQQELLAQFRCDEISREVLIDFDLIVAPLEDKQAEASKLGVATVLPDLGVSGSEARQKCIKAFEVQASRYHKGVYSRKRQELEGKIDARLKALYQGQLAAAHKAGVAAFGEAVANKVKAGQKAGGAYEFAEIVANEKRKTLDIFGVETQSLFIEGVAWTNFESQLTLFEKELDEESAKLRKEEMRRLATRVERWVKSRLNDAIGLEFNKLGSGRGGSGAPETGEKPPTEKDLWDRVWNVFTGIVKEAESRFAERAKSFDATNEEVEIGTWRLRRKSWTALRERIEDEVMEGNILLKLRENFEDKFRYDEAGVPRIWRPTDDIEGIYTKARESTLTLVPLLSKFRLSETNSLPDLPGFVGPQPSGVEASDEEDLAPIGGIDEEDGKSLEEEMTVLSEGKRQDLVVRFKKTADGVYVEAKRGAIGGVAQIPWYFYGLLLALGWNEIFMVLRNPFLCLLILVLAGGTYVAYTLNLLGPMMSMGNAAATQGVEIAKQQLRDFITNSDTARQAVGMPARNDTDNISMDTLDSRGRRVNNNSSQRDDDIDDI from the exons ATGAACGGCCACTTCTCTGCCGTCGGCGAGAAGCCAGGCGCCGGAAGCTATGAGCATGGCGTCCAGGTCATCGACGAAGACAAGGAGTTCAA CGATAACCTCAACGAGTACCTCCAGCTCACCTCGGTCGCCGAGTCTGGCTTCAACTACCACCTCATCTCCGTCTTTGGCTCCCAGTCCACCGGAAAGTCGACCCTGCTCAACAACCTCTTCGGCACCGACTTCTCCGTCATGTCCGAGACGGAGCGTCGCCAGACTACGAAGGGTATCTGGATGTCCAAGAACAAGCGCGAGGAGAGCGCCGGCACCAAGATGGCCGATAACATCCTCGTCATGGACGTCGAGGGCACCGACGGCCGAGAGCGCGGCGAGGACCAGGACTTTGAGCGCAAGAGCGCCCTGTTCGCCCTGGCTACCAGCGAGGTCCTGATCATCAACATCTGGGAGCACCAGGTCGGCTTGTACCAGGGAGCCAACATGGGACTGCTCAAGACTGTCTTCGAGGTCAACCTGCAGCTCttcctcaaggacaagca ATCAACTCCCAGgtccctcctcttcttcgtcatccGCGACCACCTCGGCACCACCCCCCTGGGCAACCTCCGAACCACCCTGATCCAGGACCTGACAAAGATCTGGTCGTCCATCTCCAAGCCCCAAGGCCTCGAGGGCTCGCGGATCGAGGACTACTTTGACTTTGGTTTCGCCGCCCTGCCCCACAAGATCCTGCAGGCCGACAAGTTCACCGAGGAGGTGCAGAAGCTGGGATCAAGGTTCACCGCGGGCCACCGGCACGGCAAGCCGGGCTTGCATGGCGATCAAGAGCTCGAGGgtggcctcttcctcgccgagTACCACCGGCGCATTCCGGCCGACGGTTTTTCCGTCTACGCCGAGGGCATCTGGGATCAGATCGTCAACAACAAGGACCTCGATCTGCCCACCCAGCAGGAGCTTCTGGCCCAGTTCCGCTGCGACGAGATTTCCAGGGAAGTCTTGATTGACTTTGATCTCATTGTGGCGCCCCTCGAGGATAAGCAGGCTGAGGCATCGAAGCTGGGTGTTGCCACCGTCTTGCCCGACCTCGGTGTATCTGGAAGCGAAGCTCGCCAGAAGTGCATCAAGGCTTTTGAAGTGCAAGCGAGTCGCTACCATAAGGGCGTTTATAGTCGCAAGAGGCAGGAGCTTGAAGGAAAGATTGACGCTCGACTCAAGGCTCTCTACCAAGGACAGCTAGCAGCGGCTCACAAGGCCGGTGTCGCTGCTTTTGGTGAGGCGGTTgccaacaaggtcaaggctggtcAAAAGGCCGGTGGTGCCTATGAATTCGCCGAGATTGTCGCCAATGAGAAGCGCAAGACTCTGGACATCTTTGGCGTCGAGACACAGAGCCTGTTCATTGAGGGCGTGGCCTGGACTAACTTTGAGTCGCAGCTCACGCTGTTCGAGAAGGAGCTGGATGAGGAGAGCGCCAAGCTGCGAAAGGAGGAGATGCGACGACTTGCGACCCGGGTTGAGCGATGGGTCAAGTCCCGACTCAATGATGCGATCGGCCTCGAGTTCAACAAGCTGGGTAGTGGCCGAGGCGGTTCAGGCGCGCCGGAGACGGGTGAAAAGCCCCCTACTGAGAAGGATCTTTGGGACAGAGTCTGGAACGTCTTTACAGGCATcgtcaaggaggctgagagTCGCTTCGCTGAGCGAGCCAAGAGTTTCGATGCTACCAacgaggaggtcgagattgGCACATGGCGGTTACGCCGAAAGAGCTGGACTGCTCTCCGCGAGAGGATTGAGGATGAGGTGATGGAGGGTAACATCCTGCTCAAGCTTCGAGAGAACTTTGAGGACAAGTTCCGATACGACGAGGCCGGTGTGCCACGGATATGGCGACCCACCGATGACATTGAGGGCATTTACACCAAGGCGCGAGAGTCGACGCTCACCCTCGTCCCTCTGCTCTCCAAGTTCAGACTGTCCGAGACGAACAGCCTACCCGACCTCCCTGGCTTTGTTGGTCCGCAACCAAGCGGCGTCGAGGccagcgacgaggaggatctggCACCCATCGGAGGtatcgatgaggaggacggcaagagcctcgaggaggagatgactGTTCTCAGCGAGGGCAAGCGTCAGGATCTCGTGGTGAGGTTCAAGAAGACGGCCGACGGAGTTTACGTCGAGGCCAAGCGTGGAGCCATCGGCGGAGTGGCTCAGATTCCGTGGTACTTTTACGGCCTGCTCCTGGCACTCGGCTGGAACGAGATCTTTATGG TTTTACGCAACCCCTTCCTCTgccttctcatcctcgtcctcgcagGAGGCACCTACGTGGCTTACactctcaacctccttggtCCTATGATGTCGATGGGCAACGCGGCGGCGACGCAGGGCGTCGAGATTGCCAAGCAGCAGCTCCGCGacttcatcaccaactcGGACACCGCGCGCCAGGCGGTTGGCATGCCTGCCCGCAACGACACGGACAACATTAGCATGGACACCTTGGATAGCCGGGGGAGAAGGGTCAACAACAACTCTTCGCAGCGAGACGACGACATCGATGATATCTGA
- a CDS encoding Ribonuclease, translating to MPDSPPTDDVQMDAPVDAPIDDTPSSSSTYIPPSVHTEAALAGASFTHVVVPPSLLPSSPEDPASAVPCCLGVDEAGRGPVLGPMVYGVFFLPLTISDSLLRDTHHFDDSKVLTPAVRSKLMRTICTPGSDLHTECGWAVKALSARDISAGMLHPTTPYNLNAQALDATVDLIKAAYAAGVNVQEIYVDTVGPPAAHQAKLQRFFPTAKITVTKKADSLFACVSAASVCAKVTRDATLEVLSEAKGELTEDGMGWGSGYSSDKRCTGWMKNSMHPLFGWGHECRFSWGTSKDMLEGKANGVKVEWPLEDDGEMSRVTDFFTTADKDKESSELGNWFGTPAGLEAF from the coding sequence ATGCCAGACTCGCCACCAACTGATGATGTCCAAATGGACGCCCCTGTGGACGCTCCCATCGACGAcactccctcctcctcttcaacctATATCCCACCCTCAGTTCACACTGAAGCCGCCCTCGCCGGCGCCTCCTTCACCCACGTGGTTGTACCGCCTTCTCTCCTCCCATCCTCCCCCGAGGATCCCGCTTCGGCCGTCCCCTGCtgcctcggcgtcgacgaggCTGGCCGCGGGCCCGTCCTCGGCCCCATGGTCTAcggcgtcttcttcctcccgtTGACCATCTCGGACTCCCTCCTCCGCGACACACATCACTTTGACGACTCCAAGGTCCTCACGCCTGCCGTCCGCTCCAAGCTCATGCGCACCATCTGCACCCCTGGTTCTGACCTGCACACCGAGTGTGGGTGGGCTGTTAAGGCCCTCTCGGCGAGGGATATCAGTGCCGGCATGCTTCACCCTACGACGCCTTATAACCTCAACGCCCAGGCCCTGGATGCTACTGTCGatctcatcaaggctgcctACGCCGCTGGCGTGAACGTCCAGGAGATTTATGTCGACACCGTCGGACCCCCCGCCGCCCATCAGGCCAAGCTGCAGCGTTTCTTCCCCACGGCAAAAATCACGGTGACAAAGAAGGCCGACAGCTTATTCGCCTGCGTCAGTGCTGCCTCGGTATGCGCCAAGGTAACACGCGACGCGACCCTGGAGGTGCTATCCGAAGCGAAGGGAGAGCTCACCGAGGACGGCATGGGTTGGGGTTCTGGATACTCGTCTGACAAGCGGTGCACCGGGTGGATGAAGAACAGCATGCACCCGCTGTTTGGATGGGGTCACGAGTGCCGGTTTAGTTGGGGGACGTCCAAGGATATGCTCGAGGGCAAGGCGAATGGCGTCAAGGTTGAGTGGCCGCTCGAGGATGACGGTGAGATGAGCAGAGTTACAGACTTTTTCACTACGGCCGACAAGGATAAGGAGTCATCGGAGCTGGGTAATTGGTTTGGTACACCCGCAGGGTTGGAGGCATTCTAA
- a CDS encoding MFS domain-containing protein yields MAPNQGDEDVQALSRTPHEFPYSSMIEHARRPSEAYVNLHANVEAKIKNPLWGIPRARLMADVDDFCRRKDLNDFRQLIRQGALVAQDPTGYEDIEGDEKLNDDEIEALRNEILHKWRVPFVLYLTVATCSIGAAVQGWDQTGSNGANLEFPYAFDIGSNSIRDKLLVGLVNSAPYIGTAFFGCWLSDPLNQRFGRRGTIFFSANFCLWPVLGSALCNNWKQLFACRLLLGIGMGTKASTVPIFAAENSPAPIRGAFVMSWQMWTAFGIFLGTCANVAVTKFGHNAWRYQLGSAFIPAVPLLILIYFCPESPRWYMKKNRYRDALQSLLRLRNHPVQAARDLYYIHAQLEIELEFIKKGNYINRFIELFTIPRVRRATLASFVVMIAQQMCGINIIAFYSTSVFKESGANDNQALLASMGFGLVNFVFAWPAVWTIDTFGRRSLLLFTFPQMAWTLLAAGLCTLIPGTGGAHLGLVAMFVYLFAAFYSPGEGPVPYAYSAEVFPLSHREVGMSWAVATCLFWAAVLSITFPLMLDRLHAIGAFGLYSGFNFIALIMIFLWLPETKQRTLEELDYIFAVPTRVFMKYQVTKALPWWIRRWILFQRNVTLEPLYQFDVGEPEDSHSTDAGYENDKAKVELKDTVGLTAGAQNTI; encoded by the exons ATGGCGCCGAACCAAGGTGACGAGGATGTGCAAGC CCTTTCAAGGACTCCCCACGAATTTCCTTACAGTTCCATGATTGAGCATGCCCGTCGTCCTTCAGAAGCCTATGTCAACCTGCATGCCAATGTCGAAGCCAA GATCAAGAACCCTTTATGGGGCATCCCCCGAGCAAGGTTGATGGCCGACGTTGATGACTTTTGCCGCAGGAAGGACCTCAATGACTTTCGCCAACTCATCCGACAGGGCGCCCTCGTTGCCCAGGATCCCACCGGCTATGAAGATATTGAGGGcgacgagaagctcaacgacgacgagatcGAAGCGCTTAGGAATGAAATCCTCCACAAGTGGCGCGTCCCCTTCGTTCTATACCTGACTGTTGCTACTTGCTCTATCGGCGCTGCCGTGCAAGGATGGGATCAGACGGGCTCAAACGGTGCCAACCTCGAGTTCCCGTATGCATTCGATATTGGTTCCAACAGCATCCGCGATAAGCTCCTCGTTGGCCTCGTCAACTCTGCGCCGTACATTGGTACTGCCTTCTTCGGATGCTGGCTATCAGACCCCCTAAATCAGCGATTCGGCCGTCGGGGGAcaatcttcttctcggccaaCTTTTGTCTCTGGCCTGTCCTTGGGAGCGCGCTGTGTAACAATTGGAAGCAGCTGTTTGCATGTCGTCTACTCCTTGGTATTGGGATGGGAACCAAGGCGTCAACTG TCCCCATCTTTGCTGCCGAAAACTCGCCCGCCCCGATCCGAGGTGCTTTTGTCATGAGCTGGCAGATGTGGACAGCATTTGGCATCTTTCTCGGAACCTGTGCAAACGTGGCTGTCACCAAGTTTGGCCACAACGCTTGGAGATATCAGCTTGGGTCGGCCTTCATCCCCGCCGTGCCCCTGTTGATATTGATCTACTTCTGCCCCGAGTCGCCGCGTTGGTACATGAAGAAGAATCGTTATAGAGACGCCTTGCAGTCATTGCTTCGCCTACGGAATCACCCTGTGCAGGCCGCCCGAGACTTGTACTACATTCATGCGCAGCTCGAGATCGAACTCGAATTtatcaagaagggcaacTATATAAACCGCTTCATCGAGCTGTTCACGATCCCCCGTGTGCGCCGAGCCACCCTCGCCTCGTTTGTCGTCATGATCGCACAGCAAATGTGCGGTATCAACATCATCGCGTTTTACTCGACGAGTGTTTTCAAGGAATCAGGGGCCAACGACAACCAGGCGCTACTGGCTTCGATGGGCTTTGGGCTCGTCAACTTCGTCTTTGCCTGGCCTGCAGTTTGGACGATTGACACCTTTGGACGACGGTCTCTACTCCTGTTCACCTTTCCTCAGATGGCATGGACGCTTCTTGCTGCTGGGCTATGCACCCTGATTCCCGGAACAGGCGGAgctcatcttggccttgtggCCATGTTTGTCTACCTCTTTGCGGCCTTTTACTCACCCGGCGAGGGCCCAGTGCCGTACGCATACTCGGCCGAAGTGTTTCCTCTATCGCATCGTGAAGTTGGCATGTCGTGGGCCGTGGCAACGTGCTTATTCTGGGCGGCTGTCCTGTCCATCACGTTTCCCCTGATGCTCGACAGGCTGCACGCGATAGGGGCCTTTGGACTGTACTCGGGCTTCAACTTCATTGCGCTGATCATGATCTTCCTCTGGCTGCCAGAAACGAAGCAACGGACGCTAGAGGAGCTCGATTACATCTTTGCGGTGCCTACCCGCGTCTTCATGAAGTACCAGGTAACCAAGGCGCTCCCATGGTGGATCAGACGATGGATCTTGTTCCAGCGAAACGTGACGCTGGAACCTCTATATCAGTTCGACGTTGGCGAGCCTGAAGACAGTCATAGCACCGATGCCGGATATGAgaacgacaaggccaaggttgagCTCAAAGACACGGTTGGGCTGACAGCTGGGGCTCAGAATACCATATGA